GCGAGAGCGCCTCTGGGCGTCTCCCTCTCGAGGATGCTCATGCGCGCCACACTACTCCGCGCCCCCGCAGACGCAATCCCGGGGTTCTGCGGAGTAGGCTCGCGCCATGGACAGCCGTGACCAGGCCGAGCAATTCCATCCCGAGAGCGTCGCCGAATGGCGACAGTGGCTCGAACAGAACCACGAGCAGTCGCCCGGCGTGTGGGTGGTTTCCTGGCGGGGCGCCACTGGTCGTCGAACGCTGCCATACGAGGATCTGGTGCTCGAGGCCCTCGCCGTCGGCTGGGTCGATGGCCAGGCGCGGCCGCTCGACGACGAGCGCTCGATGCTCTGGTTCACCCGACGCAAGCCGGGCAGCGGCTGGGCGCGCACCAACAAGGACCGCATCGCTCAACTCGAACGAGAGGGACGGATGTCGCCAGCCGGCGAGCTCGCCGTTGAGAAGGCCCGCGAGAACGGTTCCTGGACGTTGCTTGACGAC
This Salinibacterium sp. ZJ450 DNA region includes the following protein-coding sequences:
- a CDS encoding YdeI family protein gives rise to the protein MDSRDQAEQFHPESVAEWRQWLEQNHEQSPGVWVVSWRGATGRRTLPYEDLVLEALAVGWVDGQARPLDDERSMLWFTRRKPGSGWARTNKDRIAQLEREGRMSPAGELAVEKARENGSWTLLDDAENLTESPELSAALDAVPMARANWDAFPASVRKFALSWIAFAKKPETRARRIADIVDKASRGERPS